A DNA window from Melanotaenia boesemani isolate fMelBoe1 chromosome 6, fMelBoe1.pri, whole genome shotgun sequence contains the following coding sequences:
- the tfpt gene encoding TCF3 fusion partner gives MMEDFSGLALPPLFGGHILEAELEPGGVELGPGEVELEPGGNEQLESMAQEDEERRALDKRKYLALSRRCKEIEQVNQKILGRLHQVQRITRRLKKERRFLMTTLDAHGDDYRNAQLTILLEEESGAPLEPAAGVEDEKLNGVSGSSAALHQGGGPKKKRHRLPRQEKDKDPQIEADMLVLAENQYGEISSPTSLSH, from the exons ATGATGGAGGATTTCTCAGGGTTGGCTTTGCCCCCTCTATTTGGAGGACATATTTTGGAGGCAGAGTTGGAGCCTGGTGGTGTGGAGCTGGGTCCAGGAGAG GTGGAGCTGGAACCAGGAGGCAACGAACAACTTGAGAGCATGGcacaagaagatgaagaaagaagagctcttgacaaaagaaaatatctggCACTGAGCAGGAGATGTAAAGAAATTGAACAG GTAAACCAAAAGATTTTGGGTCGTCTTCATCAAGTACAAAGAATTACGCGACGCTTGAAGAAAGAAAGGCG GTTTCTCATGACAACTTTAGATGCTCATGGGGATGATTACAGAAATGCCCAGCTCACCATACTACTTGAG GAGGAGTCTGGAGCCCCCTTAGAGCCAGCTGCTGGAGTTGAGGATGAAAAACTCAACGGTGTATCTGGTTCTTCTGCAGCCTTGCATCAGGGAGGTGGGCCAAAGAAGAAGAGGCACAGACTTCCTCGGCAAGAAAAGGATAAAGATCCACAG aTTGAAGCAGACATGTTGGTGTTGGCAGAGAATCAGTATGGAGAAATCTCCAGCCCAACCTCTCTTTCTCACTGA
- the ndufa3 gene encoding NADH dehydrogenase [ubiquinone] 1 alpha subcomplex subunit 3, translating into MHSHLCLCGTGAGIVRHTLLPIRTVFASTTPDNMAGIGAFMKNAWNKEPVILVSCGIGLLGFVLPFISPYTKYSAMLNAAMPYNYPVPVRDDGNMPDVPVHPCDPKGNNLEWLKKL; encoded by the exons ATGCA CTCCcatttgtgtttatgtgggACGGGCGCAGGAATTGTACGTCACACGCTATTACCCATAAGGACCGTTTTCGCTTCAACTACACCAGACAATATGGCAG GAATAGGAGCTTTCATGAAAAATGCTTGGAATAAGGAGCCTGTTATTTTGGTTTCTTGTGGAATCGGGCTGCTTG GATTCGTTCTTCCATTTATCAGCCCTTATACAAAATATTCAGCAATGCTGAATGCAGCTATGCCATACAACTACCCAG TTCCTGTGCGAGATGATGGAAACATGCCAGATGTTCCTGTCCATCCATGTGATCCAAAAGGAAACAACTTGGAATGGCTTAAAAAGCTATAA